The segment CGCCGCCGTGATCGGCGACGTCGTGCTCGGCGACGACGTGAGCGTCTGGTACGGCGCGGTCGTGCGCGGCGACTGCCATTTCATCCGCGTCGGGGCGCGCTCGAACATCCAGGACAACTCCGTCCTCCACGTCACTCAGAAGACGCACCCGACGATCCTGGAGGAGGAAGTCACGCTCGGCCATGCGGCGGTCGTCCACGGCGCGACGATCCGGCGCGGGGCGCTCGTGGGAATCCGCGCGACCGTCATGGACGGCGCCGACGTCGGGGAGTCGGCGTTGATCGGTGCCGGCGCGCTCGTCACACCGCGCACGAAAGTGCCGCCGCGGACGCTCTGGCTCGGGAGTCCCGCGAAGCTCGTGCGCGCGCTGACGGACGCGGAAGTCGAAGACCTGAAGCATTACCACGACCACTATCTGGGCTACAAGGAAGAGTACTTCCGCGTCGACGGGAAGTGGGCGCGATGAAGATCGCCCGGGTCAAGGGGACGCGGGACCTGCTCCCCGCCGACACGCTGCGGTTCGGCGCGGCGGAAGAGGCGGCGCGCCGCGTCTTCGGGTCGTACGGCTACGGCGAGATTCGGACGCCCGAGCTCGAATCGACCGACCTCTTCACGCGCTCGGTCGGCGAAGCGACCGACATCGTCCACAAGGAGATGTACACGTTCACGGACCGCGGCGGCCGCTCCCTGACGCTCCGCCCGGAGAATACCGCGGGGGTCGTGCGCGCCGTGGTCGAGAACCGGCTCGATCAGGGGCCGATGCCGCTGCGGCTCTGGTACGCCGGCCCGCAGTTCCGGTACGAGCGGCCGCAGAAGGGACGCTACCGCGAGTTCCGGCAGATCGGCGCGGAGCTCTTCGGCGCGCCCGGTCCCGCCGCCGACGCGGAAGTGCTCGTCATGCTCTTCGACTTCCTCGAGGCGCTCGGATTCCGGGGGCTCTCCGTGTCGTTGAACGCCGTGCCGGGCGGCGAGGGAAGGGAGGCGTTCTCGGCCGCCCTGCGCGCGTACGCCGGCGGCCACGCGGAGCGGCTCGGCGAGGACGACCGCCGGCGGCTCGCCGAGAACCCGCTGCGGCTCTTCGACTCGAAGGACCCGGCGACCGCGGCGATCCTCGAGGGGGCGCCCCGCGCGATCGACCACCTCGACGCCGAGTCGCGGCGGCACCACGCCGCCGTCATGGAGCTCCTCCGCGCGGCCGGGATTCCCTTCGTCGAGGACCCGAAGCTCGTGCGGGGGCTCGATTACTACACGAAAACGGTGTTCGAGGTCACCTCGTCGAACCTCGGCGCGCAGGACGCGATCCTGGGGGGCGGCCGATACGACGGCCTCGTCGCCGATCTCGGCGGCCCGCCGCTCCCGGCCGTCGGCTTCGCCATCGGCGAGGATCGCCTCGTGGACGTGATGCCGCTGGCCGCGGCGCCGGCGGCGGGGCGCGTGCGCGTCATCCCGCTCGCGCCGGAGCAGGAGGGCTACGCGCTCTCGGTCGCGCGCCGCCTGCGCCGGGATGCGCCCGTCGAGTGCGACCTCTCCGGGCGCGGCGTCAAGAAGGGGCTCGCGGCGGCCGCCGAGCTCGGCTTCGACGAGGCGGCGATCGTCGGGCCGGACGAGGCGCGCGACGGGACGGTGACGATGAAGAACCTGAAGACGCGCGAGCAGAAGACGGTCGCGCTCGCGGAGATCGCCCGATGACCCGCGCCGAGGCGGGCCGGCTCGCCGCCGGCGACGCCGGGCGCGACGTCCTCCTCCAGGGCTGGGTCGCGCACCGCCGCGATTTCGGGGAGCTCGTGTTCGTGACGCTGCGCGACCGGTCGGGAGTCGTCCAGGTGCTCTTCGACGAGAACGCGGACCGGGCGCTCGTCGCCGAGGCGAAGACGCTGCGCGCGGAGGACGTCGTCGAGATCCGGGGCTCGGTCGCCCGGCGCGCGGCCGGCCAGGAGAATCCCGCGATGGCGACAGGGGAGATCGAGGTCGTCGCCCGCACGGTGACCGTGCTCAACCGCTCGGACGTCCCGCCCTTCGCGATCGAGGACCGCGTGAACGCGTCGGAGGACCTGCGGCTGAAGTACCGGTACCTCGACCTGCGCCGCCCCGTGATCGCGAAGAATTTCCTCCTGCGCGACGAGATGACCTTCCGCGCGCGGAAGGTCCTGCACGAGCGCGGGTTCCTCGAGGTCGAGACGCCGATCCTCACGAAGTCGACGCCCGAAGGGGCGCGCGACTTCCTCGTGCCGGCGCGCAACCGCCCCGGAGAGTTCTACGCGCTCCCGCAGTCGCCGCAGCTCTTCAAGCAGCTCCTGATGGTGGCGGGCTTCGACCGCTATTACCAGATCGCGCGGTGCTTCCGCGACGAGGACCTGCGCGCGGACCGGCAGCCGGAGTTCACGCAGATCGACGTCGAGATGGCGTTCGCCACTCCCGAGCGGGTCTTCGAGCTCATCGAGGCGCTCTTTCCCGAGATGTTCGGGGCGGCCGGGGTCCCGTGCGCGCCCCCGTTCCCGCGGCTGACGTACGACGAGGCGATCGAGCGGTTCGGGATCGATCGCCCCGACCTGCGCTTCGGGATGGAGCTCGTCGACCTCGCCGCGGCCGCGGAGGGCTCGGGCTTCGTCCCCTTCGAGCGCGCCTTCGCAGAGAAGGGGTGGGTCCGCGGCCTCCGGGTCCCGGGGGGATCCGACGCGTCGCGCAAGAAGCTCGACGA is part of the Thermoanaerobaculia bacterium genome and harbors:
- the aspS gene encoding aspartate--tRNA ligase, yielding MTRAEAGRLAAGDAGRDVLLQGWVAHRRDFGELVFVTLRDRSGVVQVLFDENADRALVAEAKTLRAEDVVEIRGSVARRAAGQENPAMATGEIEVVARTVTVLNRSDVPPFAIEDRVNASEDLRLKYRYLDLRRPVIAKNFLLRDEMTFRARKVLHERGFLEVETPILTKSTPEGARDFLVPARNRPGEFYALPQSPQLFKQLLMVAGFDRYYQIARCFRDEDLRADRQPEFTQIDVEMAFATPERVFELIEALFPEMFGAAGVPCAPPFPRLTYDEAIERFGIDRPDLRFGMELVDLAAAAEGSGFVPFERAFAEKGWVRGLRVPGGSDASRKKLDEWADVAKTFGAGGLVWIRRAAGELASPAKKALAPGALDRIAEALGLAEGDLGLVVAGAKKKAADALANLRVAVARDRGMIDDSKFAFCWVTDFPLVEWDERENRWFAMHHPFTSPREEDLAILESDPGRVRARAYDVVLNGTELGGGSIRIHRADVQSRMFRLLGIGEEEARAKFGFLLDAFRFGAPPHGGIALGVDRICMLAAGASSIRDVIAFPKTASGACLMTESPSPVSPAQLAELGLALK
- the hisS gene encoding histidine--tRNA ligase; this encodes MKIARVKGTRDLLPADTLRFGAAEEAARRVFGSYGYGEIRTPELESTDLFTRSVGEATDIVHKEMYTFTDRGGRSLTLRPENTAGVVRAVVENRLDQGPMPLRLWYAGPQFRYERPQKGRYREFRQIGAELFGAPGPAADAEVLVMLFDFLEALGFRGLSVSLNAVPGGEGREAFSAALRAYAGGHAERLGEDDRRRLAENPLRLFDSKDPATAAILEGAPRAIDHLDAESRRHHAAVMELLRAAGIPFVEDPKLVRGLDYYTKTVFEVTSSNLGAQDAILGGGRYDGLVADLGGPPLPAVGFAIGEDRLVDVMPLAAAPAAGRVRVIPLAPEQEGYALSVARRLRRDAPVECDLSGRGVKKGLAAAAELGFDEAAIVGPDEARDGTVTMKNLKTREQKTVALAEIAR
- a CDS encoding gamma carbonic anhydrase family protein, with product MGIVRTYAGMTPVLGERVYLAETAAVIGDVVLGDDVSVWYGAVVRGDCHFIRVGARSNIQDNSVLHVTQKTHPTILEEEVTLGHAAVVHGATIRRGALVGIRATVMDGADVGESALIGAGALVTPRTKVPPRTLWLGSPAKLVRALTDAEVEDLKHYHDHYLGYKEEYFRVDGKWAR